One segment of Stenotrophomonas sp. SAU14A_NAIMI4_8 DNA contains the following:
- a CDS encoding aldo/keto reductase: MQTRELGRSGLKVSTLGLGCMGLSHSYGTPVAQEQGIALLHAAVERGVTFFDTAEVYGPYTNEELVGQALAPYRDQLVIATKFGFKQARTDTGLDSRPENIRAVAEASLKRLRTDRIDLFYQHRVDPNVPIEDVAGTVGELIAEGKVLHFGLSEASAATVRRAHAVQPVAAVQSEYSLWWREPEHELLPTLQELGIGFVPFSPLGRGFLTGAITADTTFAENDFRNTVPRFEVEARRANQALVDRISTLAAARGATPAQVALAWLLAQAPWIVPIPGTTKVHRLEENLAAADLQLSPQELQHIAQVLDEVAIVGERYNAQRAAQAKG, translated from the coding sequence ATGCAGACACGTGAACTCGGCCGCAGTGGATTGAAGGTTTCCACGCTGGGCCTGGGCTGCATGGGCCTGAGCCACAGCTACGGCACACCTGTTGCGCAGGAGCAGGGCATTGCCCTGCTGCACGCGGCGGTCGAACGCGGCGTGACCTTCTTCGATACCGCCGAAGTGTATGGTCCGTACACCAACGAAGAGCTGGTCGGGCAGGCGCTGGCGCCGTACCGCGACCAGCTGGTGATCGCCACCAAGTTCGGCTTCAAACAGGCGCGCACCGATACCGGCCTGGACAGCCGCCCGGAGAACATCCGTGCGGTGGCCGAAGCCAGCCTGAAGCGCCTGCGCACCGATCGCATCGACCTGTTCTACCAGCACCGCGTGGACCCGAACGTGCCGATCGAGGACGTGGCCGGTACCGTGGGCGAGCTGATTGCCGAAGGCAAGGTGCTGCACTTCGGCCTGTCCGAAGCCAGCGCGGCCACCGTGCGCCGTGCGCACGCGGTGCAGCCGGTGGCGGCGGTGCAGAGCGAGTACTCGCTGTGGTGGCGTGAACCCGAGCATGAGCTGCTGCCCACGCTGCAGGAACTGGGCATCGGCTTCGTGCCGTTCAGCCCGCTCGGCCGTGGTTTCCTGACCGGTGCGATCACCGCCGACACCACCTTCGCCGAGAACGACTTCCGCAACACGGTGCCGCGTTTCGAGGTGGAAGCGCGCCGTGCGAACCAGGCCCTGGTGGACCGCATCAGCACCCTGGCCGCGGCCCGTGGGGCAACTCCGGCGCAGGTGGCGCTGGCCTGGTTGCTGGCGCAGGCACCGTGGATCGTGCCGATTCCCGGCACCACCAAGGTGCACCGCCTGGAAGAGAACCTGGCCGCTGCGGACCTGCAGTTGTCGCCGCAGGAACTGCAGCACATCGCCCAGGTACTGGACGAAGTGGCGATCGTCGGCGAGCGCTACAACGCGCAGCGCGCGGCACAGGCCAAGGGCTGA
- a CDS encoding aspartate carbamoyltransferase catalytic subunit, whose amino-acid sequence MTAQQLDASGRLRHLLTLEGLPRETLVQLLDRAGQIRDAAVGRVGNKRQVLAGSAVCTLFFEPSTRTRSSFQLAAQRLGADVLNFDASTSSTRKGETACDTLKNLEAMGVRGFVVRHPDDGAVAALAAAAGEGTALVNAGDGRSSHPTQGLLDMLTLRQAKGPDFSKLKVVIVGDVKHSRVARTDLHALRTLGVGEIRVCGPQSLLPDDETLKGCVVGDDFDAMLEGADALMMLRLQRERMEEGLVPSLEQYHAQYGLTAARLARAGKDAAVLHPGPINRGVEVTDEVADGPQSWVLRQVANGVAVRMAVLETLLG is encoded by the coding sequence ATGACCGCCCAGCAACTCGATGCCTCCGGCCGCCTGCGCCACCTGTTGACCCTTGAAGGCCTTCCCCGCGAAACCTTGGTGCAGCTGCTCGACCGCGCGGGCCAGATCCGCGATGCGGCCGTTGGCCGGGTTGGCAACAAGCGGCAGGTGCTGGCCGGTTCGGCGGTCTGCACGCTGTTCTTCGAACCGTCCACCCGCACCCGCAGTTCGTTCCAGCTGGCGGCCCAGCGCCTGGGCGCCGACGTGCTGAATTTCGATGCCTCCACCTCTTCCACGCGCAAGGGCGAGACCGCCTGCGACACATTGAAGAACCTGGAAGCGATGGGCGTGCGCGGCTTCGTGGTGCGCCACCCCGACGATGGCGCGGTGGCCGCACTGGCCGCCGCGGCCGGCGAGGGCACCGCACTGGTGAACGCCGGCGATGGCCGCAGCTCGCACCCGACCCAGGGTCTGCTGGACATGCTGACCCTGCGCCAGGCCAAGGGCCCGGACTTCTCGAAGCTGAAGGTGGTGATCGTCGGCGACGTGAAGCACTCGCGCGTGGCCCGTACCGACCTGCATGCGCTGCGCACGCTGGGCGTGGGCGAGATCCGCGTGTGCGGCCCCCAGTCGCTGCTGCCGGACGATGAAACCCTGAAGGGCTGCGTGGTCGGCGACGACTTCGACGCCATGCTGGAAGGCGCCGATGCGCTGATGATGCTGCGCCTGCAGCGCGAGCGCATGGAAGAAGGCCTGGTGCCGTCGCTGGAGCAGTATCACGCCCAGTACGGCCTGACCGCCGCACGCCTGGCCCGCGCCGGCAAGGACGCCGCCGTGCTGCACCCGGGCCCGATCAACCGCGGCGTGGAAGTGACCGACGAAGTGGCCGACGGCCCGCAGTCGTGGGTGCTGCGCCAGGTCGCCAACGGCGTGGCCGTACGCATGGCCGTGCTGGAAACCCTGCTGGGTTGA
- a CDS encoding DUF4287 domain-containing protein, whose amino-acid sequence MSTDTPRKGPASYFPSIEKTYGQPVAHWLGLLAKQPGLKHMELVSYLKAEHGMGHGHANALVAHHLKAAR is encoded by the coding sequence ATGAGTACTGACACCCCGCGGAAAGGCCCGGCCTCGTATTTCCCTTCCATCGAGAAAACCTACGGCCAACCCGTGGCGCACTGGCTGGGCCTGCTGGCCAAGCAGCCGGGCCTGAAGCACATGGAACTGGTCAGCTACCTGAAGGCCGAGCACGGCATGGGCCACGGCCACGCCAACGCCCTGGTCGCCCACCATCTCAAAGCCGCGCGCTGA
- a CDS encoding LysR family transcriptional regulator: MPRENLNDLQAFVHVAREGSFTRAAAQLGVSQSALSHAMRGLEERLGVRLLTRTTRSVSTTEAGARLLQSLAPRLAEIEDELAALAQYRERPAGTIRINATGHAAEYLAWPRLAPLLQQHPDLNVELTTDYGLADIVAERYDIGIRLGERLARDMVAVPISPPLRMRVVGAPAYFRQHVAPVHPHDLAAHNCITLRLPTHGGLMPWDFGRDGGELSVRVSGQWTFNTMGMTRTAALAGSGLAWLPEDQVQAMLDDGRLQSTLDDWCPTFDGYYAYYPSRRHVSVAMRTVLDALRGPMG, from the coding sequence ATGCCCCGTGAAAACCTCAATGACCTGCAGGCCTTCGTCCACGTCGCCCGCGAGGGCAGCTTCACCCGCGCCGCCGCACAGCTGGGCGTGTCCCAGTCCGCACTGAGCCATGCCATGCGCGGGCTGGAAGAACGCCTGGGCGTGCGCCTGCTCACCCGCACCACCCGCAGCGTGTCCACCACCGAAGCCGGTGCGCGCCTGCTGCAGTCACTGGCCCCACGGCTGGCGGAAATCGAAGATGAACTGGCCGCCCTGGCCCAGTACCGCGAACGCCCGGCCGGCACCATCCGCATCAACGCCACCGGCCACGCCGCCGAATACCTGGCCTGGCCCCGGCTGGCGCCGCTGCTGCAGCAGCACCCGGACCTGAACGTCGAACTGACCACCGATTACGGCCTGGCCGACATCGTCGCCGAGCGCTACGACATCGGCATCCGGCTGGGTGAACGCCTGGCCCGCGACATGGTCGCCGTGCCGATCAGCCCACCGCTGCGCATGCGCGTGGTCGGCGCACCGGCGTACTTCCGCCAGCACGTGGCGCCGGTGCACCCCCACGATCTGGCCGCGCACAACTGCATCACCCTGCGCCTGCCCACCCATGGCGGTCTGATGCCCTGGGATTTCGGCCGCGACGGCGGCGAGCTCAGCGTGCGGGTGTCCGGGCAATGGACCTTCAACACCATGGGCATGACCCGCACCGCCGCGCTGGCCGGCAGCGGCCTGGCCTGGCTGCCCGAAGACCAGGTGCAGGCCATGCTGGACGACGGACGCCTGCAGTCGACGCTGGATGACTGGTGCCCCACGTTCGACGGCTATTACGCCTACTACCCGTCACGCCGCCATGTCAGCGTGGCCATGCGCACCGTGCTGGACGCGCTGCGCGGGCCGATGGGGTGA
- a CDS encoding transposase, whose product MNSPRLLLGRHSSIGLSYILTTVVHGRAPLLASDAAAELAVREFQRLDQEGFTRSIAYVVMPDHIHWLVELRAGTLETVMKRFKSRTAQQVNRSLGRIGRFWQGGYHDHAIRSDESLYRHAMYLMGNPIRAGLAAQVGQYRHAWCEWELESPSGCLGTTGTDK is encoded by the coding sequence ATGAACAGCCCTCGACTTCTGCTCGGCCGTCATTCCAGCATCGGCCTCAGCTACATCCTCACCACCGTTGTGCATGGCCGCGCTCCATTGCTTGCCAGCGATGCTGCTGCGGAGCTGGCGGTCCGCGAATTCCAGCGCCTCGATCAGGAAGGCTTCACCCGTTCCATTGCCTACGTGGTCATGCCCGACCACATTCATTGGCTGGTCGAACTGCGCGCAGGAACACTTGAAACGGTGATGAAGCGATTCAAGTCGCGCACGGCACAACAGGTGAATCGATCCTTAGGACGAATCGGGCGCTTTTGGCAGGGCGGCTATCACGATCACGCGATTCGATCTGATGAATCGCTGTACCGGCATGCGATGTATCTGATGGGTAACCCGATCAGGGCTGGGTTGGCGGCACAGGTCGGGCAATATCGACACGCGTGGTGCGAATGGGAGCTGGAATCGCCAAGTGGTTGTCTGGGAACCACTGGCACTGACAAATAG
- a CDS encoding YqgE/AlgH family protein: protein MPVTPTSLADHLLVALPALTDATFARTVALICQHDENGAMGVLVNQPSEYTLGEVLAQMDIATGDGELQARMVLNGGPVHPERGFVIHDDARAWDSSLAVGNGLFLTTSRDILEAMARGEGPANALVTLGCAGWGAGQLESELAENSWLTVPADADVVFQLPLEQRWQGAAARIGVDLFRLTDYSGHV from the coding sequence ATGCCTGTAACGCCTACTTCCCTTGCCGACCACCTGCTCGTCGCGCTGCCGGCGCTGACCGACGCCACCTTCGCCCGTACCGTCGCCCTGATCTGCCAGCACGACGAGAACGGCGCCATGGGCGTGCTGGTCAACCAGCCGTCGGAGTACACGCTGGGCGAGGTGCTGGCGCAGATGGACATCGCCACCGGCGATGGCGAGCTGCAGGCGCGCATGGTGCTCAACGGTGGGCCGGTACACCCTGAACGCGGTTTCGTCATTCACGACGATGCCCGCGCCTGGGATTCCAGCCTGGCAGTGGGCAACGGTCTGTTCCTGACCACCTCGCGCGACATCCTGGAAGCCATGGCCCGCGGCGAAGGCCCGGCCAATGCACTGGTCACCCTGGGCTGCGCCGGCTGGGGGGCAGGGCAGCTGGAAAGCGAACTGGCCGAGAACAGCTGGCTGACCGTGCCGGCCGATGCCGACGTGGTGTTCCAGCTGCCGCTGGAACAGCGCTGGCAGGGCGCGGCGGCGCGTATCGGCGTGGACCTGTTCCGCCTGACCGACTACAGCGGCCATGTCTGA
- a CDS encoding DUF4153 domain-containing protein: MIVLIALLQGLALYAAQELNDTTPFQDIACRYGWNAWVLTVPTALGLTLVDLKDRRLWLHAALASLLVVALAGWVGWNLRGMEGIWISALRDPLALGLAVATFVALPWWQFRLQHGSWRADHAALFERAWQNGLVLLQAAVFTGLGWMLLWLWAALFTLVGVTFFEQLFAERAFVALATGTLAGFGVLIGRTQHRAIQITRQVLFAICRALLPLLAFIAVLFVVSLPFTGLMSSAGHRSPAKELLTLALLLICLVNAVYQRSDSELPYPRLLRRAVEASLLTLPIYAGLALYALALRIGQYGWTIDRFWATAAALITAGYALGYALAVVRPGQRWLQGVEPVNRVMSWVVIAVAVLGNSPVLDPARIAAASLAERLRSNPAQLVVRDVNYLREHSGRRGVEALRRLQQDPAIQADRRASSIIAQQLSGKKVHGYRLESLADAGVHDLATLKARIHLAKGSTSPPDSWWQAVLDDLDSTECLSSNEGCIALQRDLDGDGQPDVLLCQIRRAWGPQCDLHTLDEGQWTDVGQIRFGAEAANQALREGRLQLRDSRWPEFLLDDQTTTLQYNNDFGKRRSK; the protein is encoded by the coding sequence ATGATCGTATTGATCGCACTGCTTCAGGGTCTGGCGCTGTACGCCGCGCAGGAACTGAACGACACCACGCCCTTCCAGGATATTGCCTGCCGCTACGGCTGGAATGCCTGGGTGCTGACGGTGCCCACGGCGCTCGGCCTGACCCTGGTCGACCTGAAGGACCGCCGGCTGTGGCTGCATGCCGCCTTGGCATCGCTGCTGGTGGTGGCGCTGGCCGGCTGGGTGGGCTGGAACCTGCGCGGCATGGAAGGCATCTGGATTTCCGCGCTGCGTGATCCGCTGGCATTGGGCCTGGCGGTGGCGACCTTCGTGGCCCTGCCCTGGTGGCAGTTCCGGCTGCAGCACGGGTCCTGGCGCGCCGACCACGCCGCCCTGTTCGAGCGTGCCTGGCAGAACGGGCTGGTGCTGCTGCAGGCGGCGGTGTTCACCGGCCTGGGCTGGATGCTGCTGTGGTTGTGGGCCGCCCTGTTCACGCTGGTAGGGGTGACCTTCTTCGAGCAACTGTTCGCCGAGCGCGCTTTCGTGGCACTGGCCACCGGCACCCTGGCCGGGTTCGGTGTCCTGATCGGACGCACCCAGCACCGCGCCATCCAGATCACCCGCCAGGTGCTGTTCGCGATCTGCCGCGCGTTGCTGCCATTGCTGGCCTTCATCGCCGTGCTGTTCGTGGTATCGCTGCCCTTCACCGGGCTGATGAGCAGCGCAGGGCACCGTTCGCCAGCCAAGGAGCTGCTGACCCTGGCGCTGCTGCTGATCTGCCTGGTCAATGCCGTGTACCAGCGCAGCGACAGTGAACTGCCCTACCCGCGCCTGCTGCGGCGTGCGGTGGAAGCCAGCCTGCTGACGTTGCCGATCTACGCCGGACTGGCGTTGTACGCACTGGCGCTGCGCATCGGCCAGTACGGCTGGACCATTGATCGTTTCTGGGCCACGGCCGCCGCGCTGATCACCGCCGGCTACGCGCTGGGCTACGCGCTGGCCGTGGTCCGGCCCGGGCAGCGCTGGCTGCAGGGCGTGGAACCGGTGAACCGGGTGATGAGCTGGGTGGTGATCGCTGTGGCGGTACTGGGCAATTCCCCGGTACTGGACCCGGCGCGCATCGCCGCGGCCAGTCTGGCCGAGCGGCTGCGCAGCAACCCCGCGCAACTAGTGGTGCGCGACGTCAACTACCTGCGCGAACACAGTGGACGTAGGGGCGTGGAAGCGCTGCGGAGGCTGCAGCAGGACCCCGCCATCCAGGCCGACCGCCGCGCCTCGAGCATCATTGCCCAGCAACTGAGCGGCAAGAAGGTGCACGGCTATCGCCTGGAGAGCCTGGCGGACGCAGGCGTCCACGATCTGGCCACGCTGAAGGCGCGCATCCACCTGGCCAAGGGCAGCACATCGCCGCCAGACAGCTGGTGGCAGGCGGTGCTGGATGACCTGGACAGCACCGAGTGCCTGTCCAGCAACGAGGGCTGCATTGCCCTGCAGCGCGATCTGGACGGCGACGGCCAGCCGGACGTGCTGCTGTGCCAGATCCGAAGGGCATGGGGTCCGCAGTGCGACCTGCACACCCTGGACGAGGGACAATGGACGGACGTGGGGCAGATCCGCTTCGGCGCAGAGGCCGCCAACCAGGCGCTGCGTGAAGGCCGTCTGCAGCTGCGGGACAGCCGCTGGCCGGAGTTCCTGCTGGATGACCAGACGACCACCCTGCAGTACAACAACGACTTCGGTAAAAGGCGCAGCAAATGA
- a CDS encoding prolyl oligopeptidase family serine peptidase — MARPFLRWLPLLAVLMLGACASTPDSARGHFESRAVKVDGQTAYYQVFIPTDRARAAGPLPVVLFLHGSGERGGDGVKPTHAGLGPHLRRHAADFPALAVFPQVPGDQEWSGHNNRVAIAALDATVAEFGADPARQYLTGMSMGGYGSWNIALDDPQRFAAIVPVCGAVLAPRAVRPTLFVEQVAHEADPYAAIAQRLQRTPIWIFHGALDDVVPPADDRRLHAAFQAAGARDVRYTEYPDGNHNAWDATYADPAMWAWLFAQKR, encoded by the coding sequence ATGGCTCGTCCGTTCCTGCGCTGGCTGCCGCTGCTGGCCGTACTGATGCTGGGCGCCTGTGCCAGCACACCGGACAGCGCGCGCGGGCATTTTGAATCGCGCGCGGTGAAGGTGGACGGGCAGACCGCCTACTACCAGGTCTTCATTCCCACCGACCGCGCGCGTGCCGCCGGCCCGCTGCCGGTGGTGCTGTTCCTGCACGGCTCGGGCGAACGCGGCGGCGACGGGGTGAAGCCGACCCACGCCGGGCTGGGCCCGCATCTGCGCCGCCATGCGGCGGATTTCCCGGCGCTGGCCGTGTTCCCGCAGGTGCCCGGCGACCAGGAATGGAGCGGCCACAACAACCGCGTCGCCATCGCCGCACTGGATGCAACCGTGGCCGAGTTCGGCGCCGATCCCGCGCGCCAGTACCTCACCGGCATGTCGATGGGCGGCTACGGCAGCTGGAACATCGCCCTGGACGACCCGCAGCGCTTCGCCGCCATCGTGCCGGTGTGTGGCGCCGTGCTGGCCCCGCGCGCGGTGCGCCCGACCCTGTTCGTCGAACAGGTCGCACACGAAGCCGATCCCTACGCGGCCATCGCCCAGCGCCTGCAGCGCACGCCGATCTGGATCTTCCACGGCGCGCTGGACGACGTCGTGCCCCCGGCCGACGACCGCAGACTGCACGCCGCCTTCCAGGCCGCCGGCGCGCGCGACGTGCGCTACACCGAATACCCCGACGGCAACCACAACGCCTGGGACGCCACCTACGCCGACCCCGCCATGTGGGCCTGGCTGTTCGCGCAGAAGCGCTGA
- the ruvX gene encoding Holliday junction resolvase RuvX produces MSEPAVIRRDGTVLGFDVGSRRIGVAIGSAFAAHARAVAVVDVHGNGPDWAAVERLIKEWKPDGLVVGDPLTLDGQDQPNRKRAQGFARQLRERFKLPVVMIDERSSSVEAARRFAVERAEGRKRRRDAAALDAVAAAVIIDRWLSSPDDAIPIP; encoded by the coding sequence ATGTCTGAGCCGGCCGTGATCCGCCGAGATGGCACCGTGCTCGGCTTCGATGTCGGCTCGCGACGGATTGGCGTGGCCATCGGCAGCGCGTTCGCCGCGCATGCTCGTGCGGTGGCCGTGGTCGATGTGCACGGCAACGGCCCGGACTGGGCCGCCGTGGAGCGCCTGATCAAGGAATGGAAGCCCGACGGCCTGGTGGTGGGCGATCCGCTCACCCTGGATGGCCAGGACCAACCCAACCGCAAGCGCGCGCAGGGCTTCGCCCGCCAGCTGCGGGAACGTTTCAAGCTGCCGGTGGTGATGATCGACGAGCGATCCAGCTCGGTCGAAGCCGCCCGCCGTTTCGCCGTCGAGCGCGCCGAAGGGCGCAAGCGCCGCCGTGATGCGGCCGCGCTGGATGCCGTGGCTGCGGCGGTGATCATCGACCGCTGGCTGTCGTCCCCCGACGACGCCATCCCCATTCCCTGA
- a CDS encoding DNA-3-methyladenine glycosylase I — MSGYCLIAPGHPVHDYYHAHEYGFPQRDERELFERLVLEINQAGLSWETILKKREGFRAAYDGFDVDRVAAYAEQDIERLLSDTGIIRNRLKVLAAIHNAQVIQQLRAQHGSFAAWLDAHHPRSKADWVKLFKKTFRFTGGEITGEFLMSLGYLPGAHAEDCPVHARLVKLAPPWLQAAGR, encoded by the coding sequence ATGAGCGGATACTGCCTCATCGCCCCGGGCCATCCGGTGCACGATTACTACCACGCCCATGAATACGGCTTCCCGCAGCGCGACGAACGCGAACTGTTCGAACGCCTGGTGCTGGAGATCAACCAGGCCGGGCTGAGCTGGGAAACCATCCTGAAGAAGCGCGAGGGCTTCCGTGCGGCCTACGATGGCTTCGACGTGGACCGCGTGGCGGCCTATGCCGAGCAGGACATCGAACGCCTGCTGTCGGACACCGGCATCATCCGCAACCGGCTGAAAGTGCTGGCCGCGATCCACAACGCGCAGGTGATCCAGCAGCTGCGCGCGCAGCATGGCAGCTTCGCCGCGTGGCTGGATGCGCACCACCCGCGCAGCAAGGCCGACTGGGTGAAGCTGTTCAAGAAGACGTTCCGCTTCACCGGCGGCGAGATCACCGGCGAATTCCTGATGAGCCTGGGCTACCTGCCCGGTGCGCATGCCGAGGATTGCCCGGTGCATGCGCGGCTGGTGAAGCTGGCCCCGCCGTGGCTGCAGGCGGCCGGCCGCTGA
- a CDS encoding YitT family protein → MSLHSHGPAPCDDADGHLVTAGPLTPPPDSAGTPADDKALRHSVAEDVQGMVLAMLVASLGLAIFAKGGLMIGGMAGAAFLLHYAMGWNFGLVFVLVNLPFYWVAVRRMGWEFTLKTFAAVTACGVLTDILPRWADFSHMAPLYSALVGGALSGLGILFFIRHRASLGGIGILAVYLQRTRGWSAGKVQMSFDACLMVAAFFVLSPSKVMYSAIGAVVLSLVLMFNHRPGRYMGV, encoded by the coding sequence ATGTCCCTGCATTCCCATGGCCCCGCGCCGTGCGACGACGCTGACGGCCACCTGGTCACCGCCGGTCCGCTGACCCCGCCGCCCGACAGCGCCGGCACCCCGGCCGACGACAAAGCACTTCGCCATTCCGTCGCCGAAGACGTGCAGGGCATGGTGCTGGCCATGCTGGTGGCCTCGCTGGGCCTGGCCATCTTCGCCAAGGGCGGGCTGATGATCGGCGGCATGGCCGGGGCAGCCTTCCTGCTGCACTACGCCATGGGCTGGAACTTCGGCCTGGTGTTCGTGCTGGTGAACCTGCCGTTCTACTGGGTGGCCGTGCGCCGCATGGGCTGGGAATTCACCCTGAAAACCTTCGCCGCAGTCACTGCCTGTGGCGTGCTGACCGACATCCTGCCGCGCTGGGCCGATTTCTCGCACATGGCACCGCTGTATTCGGCGCTGGTGGGCGGCGCGCTGTCCGGCCTGGGCATCCTGTTCTTCATCCGCCACCGGGCCAGCCTGGGCGGCATCGGCATCCTGGCGGTATACCTGCAGCGCACCCGCGGCTGGAGTGCCGGCAAGGTGCAGATGTCCTTCGATGCCTGCCTGATGGTGGCCGCGTTCTTCGTGCTGTCGCCGTCGAAGGTGATGTACTCGGCCATTGGTGCGGTGGTGCTCAGCCTGGTGCTGATGTTCAACCACCGCCCCGGCCGTTACATGGGCGTGTGA